The genomic DNA TTTTTTGCTTTTCTCAAGCATGTTGGTGAATCCGACTTTATCGATCAGTTGTAGTGTGGCTAAAAGGGGGATAGAGGAGAGGACGGGTGTACAGGAATGTTGATAGCCTTTTGCTCCTGGAGTaggggagaaggaaggtaacATTTGGAATCTAGTGGCTGAATCGTTGCCCCACCATCCAGCGAGGCTAAGATAATGAACAAATTTCAGTTTCCAGCATGTACGGAGATGAGACATGTTGATATCAAAAACGAATATAGCACTCACCGTCGTCCACCATCATCTAATCCATCTTTAATGTAAAATCCACCTATTCCAGCTGGTCCAGAATTCAAGTATCTGATTAAGTGGAGAATCATCAGTCAAGATTCTCCTGTGTGATCACAGCAGCAGAACGAATTATCGATATGCGGACTTACTTGTAAGTACACCAAACTGCAAAATCAACACCCCACTCATTCAATTTACATTCCACGTTACCTATTCCATGAGCCATATCTAGACCCAACAGAGCGCCTATCGAGTGGACTTTAGGTGAGATTGAGGCGATATCGAATAATTGTCCAGTGTAGTACTGTACAAGGGGAAGCCAGACTATAGATATCTGCAAATATACAGTACCCAAATCGTCAACATGGTTTAGCCGACATAGTTGTTTAATTGTTGAGATGACTCGTGTCCTCACTGTATCTTTATTTTCCTCTATGACTCTGAGTATATCCTCTGTCCTCAAagtatcttcaccttccctaGGCTCTAAGCCGATGATCGCTTCGTCTATCTGTTGTTGAGAGAGAATGGCTTCATGTAATTtaggatgagaatggactGCGTACTGGATATGTATTGATCAGTTATAAGCTGTTTTCTCCCGTCAATGTGCAAGGATAGATAGTAGTATGTTGTCGAATACAGTGTCAATCCGATACCAAAAATGATACTTACCCAATCACTGGGGAAACTACCTTTTTCAATAAcaatcttccatctctgctTTGTCGGACGATAAAAACTCGTAAATAAATTATGCATGTTGCTCGTCAATGTTGAACTATGCGCAACTTCACTTTCTTTCGCTCCTACAATTTTGGCCAGATGAGGTGTGAGAGGTTCATCGACATGTTTCCAAGGTCTCTTGTGTGGATGGTTGAAATGGCCTGTAACGGAGCTATTGAAAAGATAACTCTGTGAGCACAAGCCTCGATTGAAAGCTTCGCAGGGGAATTTGATGCATAGTCTTCGATCGGTGGAGCGACCGTAACTTACGATGTACCCCATACGTCCAATTCCTCTATCATATGTTGTCTAGCTTTCTTGTTCAATAAACCTAAAGAATTTCCACAGAAATAGATAGCCTCGCCATCTGTTAAAGCCAGAGAGCAATTAGCTTAAAGTCAGCGTATCCCTCgatcatcagtcaatcatgCGATAAAACGCTGGCTCTTTCTGTTGCTTCTTGGATTAGATAGTACTCACCGCCTTCACCACCACAGGCTCTTATATTAGGAATCTCGAACTCATCTCTCGTCCAATTCAGCGGATCTTGTCGATCTAATTTGATAAGATCGCCCATCGTAGGGATCTTCGAGCTtgtcatcttgatgagtTTCACCAGCACCCTGTCGATCTCACTGAACAGTCCAGTGAGAGTGTAACTTCTTGCTATTCGGTCTGAGGGGATATGATCGATTATCGAATCTCGGATCTCGAATTATCAATATCTCCACCACATTTACTTCGTatccagcttcagcttcgatcaacTCGAGTCCGTCGATGGCATGACAATTACGTAATGCACTATTTTCGGTTATGAAAACCGGTCATTCGAGTAGTGAGTTAGATCTGGAGCAGAGAGATGCACCCCGATTCTTTCCATGACGACTTGCACTCATGACTTACATCTCACATATATATCAACCACCAGATCTTAAGACAAAGATGTCGGAATCAGACCTACTGCCAGGACAGAATCTCGCCCATCTCCTCCCTCCCTCATGGAAAACAGAGGTCAGCAGGTGGTATGCTGAAGATACACCTTCCTTCGATTGGGCTGGGTTCGTAGTAGGCGAGGAAGAGCAGGAGGCTATACTTTGGGGAAAGAGCGGGGTGAGTGAGGTCGCCATGCTCATGATCAATACAACTGTGATATGAATGATCTGAGCTAATCATTGGTCAATTGATCGGTGTATAGGGGGTATTGGCCGGTGTACCATTCTTCGATGAAGTGTTCAAACAAGCTGAATGCACGTGAGTAACTTATCAATCTCGAATGAATTACAATGGGTTAAACGTATATAACACTAGCTGATGTCGACAATGCAATTTAGTGTCGAATGGCTGCTACCTGAAGGATCGGTGATCCCACCTAACACAAAGACGAAAGTAGCCATAGTTCGTGGAAAAGCCAGACAGCTGTTGTTAGCTGAGAGAGTGGGCTTGAATACTTTGGCAAGATGTAGTGGAATCGCTAGTGTGTAAGTTGGATCATTGCACTGTCTGCATCGTCCATCACCCTTAGAAGATCAGCGCGATACTCCATGTCAGATTCGcgagaagagtgatgatatattGATTCTAATCTACCCATATTTTCTACACAAAACAGATCCCGCCGATTCCGTGATTTGGCAAGAGcagaaggatggaaaggtgtAGTTGCGGGAACGAGAAAGACCACACCTGGATTCAGACTGGTAGAGAAATACGGTATGATGGTTGGTGGTGTTGATCCCCATCGACATGATTTGTCAAGTATGGTTATGCTGAAAGATAATCATATTTGGGCTACTGGTGAGtaggattgatcatctcttatGTTCAAGGCCATGACCGTTGGACTTCATTGTCTCTTCAGTCACAATACTATCTGCTCTATCACTTGATTGCAATCTCATAAAAATGGAAAGTATCCCTGACCCATGTCACCATACGTAGGTTCAATAACCCAAGCTATCAAATCCGTCCGACGAGTTGCCGGATTCTCCCTTTTGGTCAACGTAGAATGCCAGAACTACGAAGAAGCCAACGAAGCCATCTCGGCAGGAGCGAATATCGTCATGTTGGATAACCTCCTGGGAGAGGAGTTGCACGGCGCAGccaagaggttgaaagaggaatggaAGGGTAAAAGAGAATTTCTGATAGAGACTTCCGGTGGGATTGTGGAAGGTGGATTAAAAGCGAGATTGGGACCTGGTAAGTTTGAATTCCTCCTTGTATTCCGATAAATGACGTGCAAAAAGGTAGTTTCAGTCTGGATAGTATGGTTGATGCTGAgtttttgattgttgtttgtcagatatcgatatattATCTACGTCGGCTGTACATCAATCTTGCCCTCATGTTGATTTCTCACTCAAGATTCAACCAAGACAGAAGCAATAGAAGGTCTAGACCTGCTTTCTGTCTGGATTATCTGTGGTGATAGAAAATGCATCAAGTTTATTTCGGTTTTCTGTTCGTCATATACAATATCCATCTTGCGGTCATGTCTATCAATACGCATCTTACTGATGACTTACTGATCCTGATAATCACCGGATTAGTCTTCCACATgcttgttcatcttcttcaatctcatcccgTCCTAAGGACCATTTCCATCTTGTACTCCTCGGCTCTTCCCTCTTGCTACTCTGTTGCGTCGTAGTTCGGTCGTGCCAATAACACTGATGAGGTGGTTATACGCAAAGATGGCTTTCTATAGATACAGATTGTTATGTCTTggctgatgatctgaaatGATACAGTGGTATTTCAGGTCAGATATTTGGTGGGAtggttgatttgattgattgtgatcttcttcgatgaaATAGGTTCGTGATGGGATTTATGGTTTGATCAGCAATGCCTCGGTACGTAAATGAAGAATGCCAAAAGGTAAAGAATCGACTCCACTCACTCGGCAATGGTTTACACAGTTCTTGAAGTAGGGGTGAGTGGACCAACGGGAGAAGGTTTAGGATGAGGTGTATCGCCGGGTCTACCGAGGTTTACCAGTTGGCTGGGAGTAgaaatggaagtggaaagagaCATCCTGTGTCGTCAAACTGTGATCCATTGTCAtcagtcaaagtcaaaagtcaGTCGATGCAAGTAAGCtaaggaaggaagagatgatagatcGATTGAAGGCACTTTAGTACAACTTACATGAAATGAAAGGTAGGTGGCAAAAGGAATATGTATCGATCGTTGAAAGTTGTTGTCTGCTTGATGGATATTTCAGTCTTGCTATCTTATACTATGTAGCCATCAAGGTCAAGTAATTGGCAAAGGTCGTTATGGGTATCATGAAGAAGGGGCTGAAATGGATCTTGCTTATTTTGTCTTGAcctctttatatatcttttcaCACATAACCCAAAACCAATAAAACACGTCAAAGCTCGGTTCGAACCTGtttggatcaattgatcaatcagaaagATGGACGTGCGAAAGGAATGTTTGCTACTTGCTTCTTGATTCTTGATTCTGATACAGAACACAGAAGTGTATATCATCTCTGGTCATTCTTCGGTGATCCGGCAGGAGATTACATACACATCATAGCTTCTGCACAGGTACATTCTCAATTGATTTTGTCTGGTCAATAGTATAGTACTGCGCTAGGTGTGTGTTAGTACCGGTGCCCCTTTGTGCTTAGCACTGTGATGACGTATAATCGATCCACAGTAAGATAGTGTAGGTGCGTTGCCTTTCTAGGTGTAGGGCAGAGACAGATCTCTTCTGATCTTCAGTCTCTGTCACCATTGATAAGGTTggattcttccttcttctgaagTTGTGAAAGAATCAAGGTCGAGGTAAGAATTAAGgtgatatgatggtgattgatgagcaAGGTCCGACCGAGTCATCCAAAGGATATCCCCTAAGATCAGTATTAGTGCAGTAGCATTCGGTTCGCTTAAGGGTTGTGTGTTACCTTTCGGATTCTGGTGTACTTCGAAAGATCTTTCTCGATgactatgatgatgaagtcgaagTGGAGCTGTTGTGTGTTTCAACGGACCCATGACAAGGTGAATAGGTGAAACATGACAACGACGACTGCATACCAGAGTGCTGTCTCCTACTGGTAATTGGAAGCAGAAagacgggatcaaattgGCACAGTACGGCTAACCTaaacctccactttgatgTTTTTCCTATTCTTCGTATCTGGCTGGATACTGGAGAATGGTAATGCAGCTCAAATTTGACCTCCATTCAGACTATAGATCGATCACTTGACATTTTGTATTAGACTAGTATAGCTCCATATAGGATGTCGAGAATTGATTCTCTCACACCCTCCAAGTCCCGCTCGAGGGCATCTCCTTCgccctctccttctcctggTCCTGGCTCACCTGCTAAAACTACCGAGACGACCCATCATAGGATGTTGAAATTGGTTTTATCCGAGGTACGCAAAATCATCAGAACGTGGGATGAGCTGGTCATTATGGATGGGTTCAAGGCTTGTAAAGGTGTCATAGACGAGGGAACGGAGATGGAGTGCGTCTTACTTGATTATCACTTTGACATCCCTCGAAAAGAAGGATAGTAAGGTCAATAGATTACtgattgacgatgatggtctATTAGCAATATCTTAGCGGTAGAGGACAAACCTGAAAGACCAGAGATAAGTGGTCATTTGAATAGCTGGTATGGTCATAGACAGTCTTTGGAAAGTACTTTGAAGAAACTAGTAAGTGGTAAAATACATGTGGGATGGTAACTACAGCTGACCTCGATAAACCATGATGATGTAGGATAACAATCTGTATAAATTGTCCGCTTTGACCGACCAAGCTGAGAAGATCCTTTTTGAAGCTTATAAGAGAGAGGGACAGGACTTTGTGTTTATGGAACCATTATGGTTCACATGGACTTTGGAGAAATTTGGTATGTCAACATATTGATTCTTGTCAtgattggtgatttgactcGGTTATTTTGGCAGTGAATTCTCTATCACCCATCATTTCTTTGCATACCAACCACCTCGCATCTCTCACTTCCCTCTCTCGTATCATACTCGACCCCAACACTTCATTCGACGATGCGAAATTGACTTTGGAGGCATGGAGGGATATAGCCACTGGCGGAGAAAGATGGGAGCGAGTgagagaatgggaagaattgGTGGAAGTTGAATTGGCAGGAGGGacggatgaaggagatgaggatgaggatgaagtaCCGataaaggggaagaagaagggtagGAAGTGATGGTCTGTGCGTTGATGTGTGGTTGTGTGGGTGGAGCAACTGCCGATCAATCGTGTTTCTATCCCTTGACACACAGTCAAATCAACAACATGAGGTCCACTGAaatgacgaggatgatgatgtaaaGTAGGTGGCGAGTGATCATCAAAAGGATACAACAAGTATagtcggaagaagaagaagaagcaactGTCAATCCATTCGACCATGACCGTCATTTCGATCAAATAGCGAATCAACGATACCTTGACGACACAACGACATTCAATAGACTCAGATCGGTTCATCAACACCCTCACCTCCTAGCACGCCAACGGCTACAGATACGTGCGTATACACTAGGTCAACTGGACGTAGACGATCTCAAATACATGGTTCTTGATCCTCAATTAACCCACCTACGAATCCGACCTCTTTGCTTACCCCTGCTGCCATTCAACTGATACCATGGGCTGCAGAAGCTCGAAAACGTGCGATGATCCGGAATGTGAATTACCTGGACATGGACAatgtgatgtgagtgaatcttTCTTTGTCCAATTGAGCAGCTCTCCTGCGCTTCCCTCATATCCGTCACTCATTGCACCTATGTCCGTAATCGTTCATACTCTATAAGTTTGATCGTCGGACTGACATTTCTTCGTATTCAGAACACAAAGCCAAATCGTCGCCATTCCCGGCGCTCGCGACCTCGCTCGTATTCCTATTCCACCAAGTCACGTCGCTCGTCCAATACCTCCACGTCAAGTAAGACTCCGATGGTCCAGAGGGACTCAGTAGCCGAGATGCGGGATATAATCGCTTCGATGGGAGGATGGCATGAGGGTGGTGAGTGCAGCCCATTATTTGATATACTTccggatgaagctgatagaaGATCTAAATGTAGGACAGAGATCTAAAACAGGAACCAAAATTGAGGAGTAGGATGAAGGTACTGCAGGAAgtatgaaagagagaagaaggatttgCTGTTTCAATCGTATATGGTTATGAGTCgttcatgttgatgtttgttgtATCATCTATACACGATAACGACTATAATGTAGATAAGATAATATGTTGACGGCACCTCATGCGTGCCCAGAATATGCAAAATACTCCTCAAGTATGAGCGGAGACCCGGTTATCTGCAAGGTGAGATCCAGTCAGGGTAATTGCCGATTGACATGCACTGTGCGTGTTGTTCATGTTCGCATTCATGTTTTGATTCTTTGCATCAACCTCGCATATTGTTCATACATCGTATTAACATCACAGCATTGCATCCCTACCTGTACATTATCTTGTCTCTCTCGAGACACCTCCGTGTGTATACTGTCCTCCGCTTGGTAGTACGACGTCGATGTACTGAAACAATCGCTCAACCTTCCTTACCATACCATCAAACATGTCCCTTTCTCATTCAACCTAGATCCGTTCCGATTAACCTACGTCtgtcatcattcaacatcagcgatcaatcctttctccttcagACATCCTTGTGACTTGTGATTGTCCTTTGCTTGCTAAGGTCCGACCGACACACTTGCTCAGTGTCTTGCTGTTTCCTGTTGTTTGATTGATTCGCTATGGGCGCTTCTGACGAGTGAGTGGAATTCATCGATTAATCCATTTCAGTGACATGTAACCCAAAGGACCCCGCCCCCCTTTCTTGAAAGTGGTTGAGTgtctcatcacctccaaagATAAGACGGAGCATCGTTTCCTTCATTTTCTTTACTTCTCTctattcttctctctttcccgCTATCACAATGTATTTGTATCGTAtaacaagctgatcatggtaTCACCCCCCAACTCTACCACCTCACCATGACACCTAGATCCTTCTTACCTCAAATCGTAGGCGTAAGTCTATCTACCACTCCCtttatcagcttcattgtTCGCTTCTGACCCCTGCGTTATTAGCTCTTTTACGCTCATTTCGATGCTACCCTCGGTCCAGTCGTCCAACATCAAGTCCCCGAAAACCTCATCACCTCTCGAGCCACAAGTCATGAACCAGATACACGTTCTAGGTCCAGATCGAAATCGCGCTCTAGATCAAGAGCAACCGGACCGGGTCCCACTCCCataacatcatcttctacatcttcgaCATATCCTGGTTTTGGTCGGAGggcatcttcttcatcatcgtctacTAGGAGATCATCAGCGACATTGTTGAACTTCggattgatatctgaataTGTCATTCCTAAAAAGTCCCTACATGGTCGGCTGGTTACGTTGCTCACTACTAGTAATGCTAGtagcgaagaagataaaaAGGAATATAGAGTGATGGGGTTTCCGAATGTGATGACTGGAGAGGGAGGGAGATATAAAAGGAATGAATATATGTGGAATTTATGTTTCGTCTTTCATTCGTCGAGTTCGTTGGAGGCTTTCGAACCGGTCGTTAGGAAATGTGCGAGAATATTAAGGAGtgcagaggtgagtaaggtTTGAACTTGCATCCGGATCCAAACAAACACGATATCAGAACTTCGATGCTTGCTCCTTCCTCATTTCAGCAACACTtgcccttttcctttctccgGAGTGACTACAGGAGAAAGAGCTGAGAGCTGACTTGATATTGCTCTTGATAGAGAGACTCGttatacctctcttcgtcaCGTCCTGAGCACACACCATTACCTGCTGTGTTGGAACAACTGTTCGAAGATCTGAATTCATACTCGGAAACGTCAATATCGTTAGATGGGTTCAATTCGTTGGAATTGAAGCTCTTCCCTTTCTACCGTGAGTACCCCCTTCAATTGTATCTACTCTACTCTATCAATACAGCCTTTCAAAGATTGTTGTCGCCCCACTGAGATTCCCGAACTTGTGATCTTCCCAAGCTAATCTTTATGTCGTCTCCAAGCCAATCCACCCGAATGCGAGGATTGGCATGTACCGATCGCATTAGTCAATCTCAACGCTCTCAAGGACGATAATTGGGATATAACGGCCGCTCGAGTCTCACAGTATATAGACGGTATCAATCATGTGAAGAAGATAGCGGAACTAGCGGACGCAGATGAAGCGTTGACTAGAGAAACGCTGAAACATATGTTGTGAGTCCAACTAGCCTGATGATGAAATTCTTCAAACTGCTGACCATTTGCCAGGTATTATCAGGTcgtgatgatggtgagttgcatcTATCGTTCCAGCCCCATATAGCTAACGGAATGCGcagatcgatatcttccaatactCCAATATGTACACTCTCAAACCTGCTATATCACGACTCGGCTCAGACGAAACCATAATCAACGAATGTCCGCCATATGTCACTCGACCTGGATTCCCTTATCCCGAATGGCCCGTTCTACTTCGTCTGTACAGTAAGCTCACACCTGGAGTAACGGTTCACCATTGGATAGAAAGCAACGAAGTATTGTCTTTAGGTATCGACCCCAGACGATTTGTCTCTTTCGGTATCATCAAAGGATTCTTGAGAAGAGTACATCGATGGCCCAAGATGATCGAAAGGACCTCGTCGCCTTTGATACCGGTACCTGTCGATACTCGACGCAGAGTAGGGTTCGATGAA from Kwoniella mangroviensis CBS 8507 chromosome 1 map unlocalized Ctg02, whole genome shotgun sequence includes the following:
- a CDS encoding nicotinate-nucleotide diphosphorylase (carboxylating), with translation MSESDLLPGQNLAHLLPPSWKTEVSRWYAEDTPSFDWAGFVVGEEEQEAILWGKSGGVLAGVPFFDEVFKQAECTVEWLLPEGSVIPPNTKTKVAIVRGKARQLLLAERVGLNTLARCSGIASVSRRFRDLARAEGWKGVVAGTRKTTPGFRLVEKYGMMVGGVDPHRHDLSSMVMLKDNHIWATGSITQAIKSVRRVAGFSLLVNVECQNYEEANEAISAGANIVMLDNLLGEELHGAAKRLKEEWKGKREFLIETSGGIVEGGLKARLGPDIDILSTSAVHQSCPHVDFSLKIQPRQKQ
- a CDS encoding kynureninase, giving the protein MTSSKIPTMGDLIKLDRQDPLNWTRDEFEIPNIRACGGEGDGEAIYFCGNSLGLLNKKARQHMIEELDVWGTSSVTGHFNHPHKRPWKHVDEPLTPHLAKIVGAKESEVAHSSTLTSNMHNLFTSFYRPTKQRWKIVIEKGSFPSDWYAVHSHPKLHEAILSQQQIDEAIIGLEPREGEDTLRTEDILRVIEENKDTISIVWLPLVQYYTGQLFDIASISPKVHSIGALLGLDMAHGIGNVECKLNEWGVDFAVWCTYKYLNSGPAGIGGFYIKDGLDDGGRRLAGWWGNDSATRFQMLPSFSPTPGAKGYQHSCTPVLSSIPLLATLQLIDKVGFTNMLEKSKKLTGTLEKLLKSSKYYNPPDGKVGFKILTPEHPYRGTQLSVSLLPENQGVMPRVFSRLLKDGLVGDERYPNVIRLSPVVLYNKFEEVGRAFEILERALKAEEEGARVGEEKDLDMVSKD